A stretch of the Lactuca sativa cultivar Salinas chromosome 9, Lsat_Salinas_v11, whole genome shotgun sequence genome encodes the following:
- the LOC111903026 gene encoding dihydropyrimidine dehydrogenase (NADP(+)), chloroplastic → MASSLGLTHLNGLTSSRVALPSSRRRVSGRARVGGLKIVASEMKQQEPDLSVNVNGLHMPNPFVIGSGPPGTNYKVMKKAFDEGWGAVIAKTVSLDAAKVINVTPRYARLRAGVNGSSKGQVIGWQNIELISDRPLETMLKEFKQLKEEYPDRILIASIMEEYNKAAWEELVDRVEQTGIDAIEVNFSCPHGMPERKMGAAVGQDCDLLEEVCGWINAKATVPVWAKMTPNITDITQPARVALKSGCEGIAAINTIMSVMGINLKTLHPEPCVEGYSTPGGYSSKAVHPIALAKVMSIAQMMKSEFQDGDYSISGIGGVESGGDAAEFILLGANTVQVCTGVMMYGYDMVSKLCEELKDFMRAHNFATIEEFRGASLQYFTTHTELVRIQQEAIKERRAIKKGLASDKDWTGDGFVKESESMVSN, encoded by the exons ATGGCGTCTTCCCTGGGTTTAACCCATCTCAATGGCCTCACATCCTCCCGCGTCGCTTTACCATCGTCTCGCCGCCGTGTCAGTGGCAGAGCAAGAGTTGGCGGCTTGAAGATCGTTGCTTCAGAAATGAAGCAACAAGAACCTGATCTGAGTGTCAACGTTAATGGCTTACATATGCCCAATCCATTCGTAATCGGGTCGGGTCCTCCAGGGACCAACTACAAAGTCATGAAAAAAGCTTTCGATGAAGGCTGGGGTGCAGTCATAGCTAAAACA GTGTCACTAGATGCTGCAAAAGTTATCAATGTTACCCCAAGATACGCGCGCCTACGAGCTGGAGTGAATGGCTCATCTAAAGGGCAAGTTATTGGGTGGCAAAATATTGAACTTATAAGTGATCGACCTTTAGAAACAATGTTGAAAGAATTCAAACAATTGAAAGAAGAGTATCCAGACAGGATACTTATTGCATCAATCATGGAGGAATACAACAAAGCTGCATGGGAAGAACTCGTTGATCGAGTCGAGCAAACTGGAATT gaTGCTATTGAAGTCAATTTCTCGTGTCCTCATGGTATGCCCGAAAGAAAAATGGGGGCAGCAGTCGGGCAGGATTGTGATTTGTTAGAAGAGGTATGTGGATGGATCAATGCTAAAGCTACGGTTCCTGTTTGGGCAAAAATGACTCCAAATATTACAGATATTACTCAG CCAGCTAGGGTGGCTTTGAAATCCGGATGCGAGGGTATAGCTGCAATTAACACAATAATGAGTGTGATGGGCATTAATTTGAAGACATTACATCCCGAGCCTTGTGTTGAAGG ATACTCAACTCCAGGAGGCTATTCTTCCAAGGCAGTTCATCCCATTGCACTTGCAAAAGTAATGAGTATTGCACAAATGATGAAATCAGAATTTCAAGATGGCGACTATTCAATTTCTGGAATTGGAGGTGTAGAGTCTGGTGGAGATGCTGCTGAATTCATTCTTCTTGGTGCAAATACAGTTCAA GTTTGCACGGGTGTGATGATGTATGGATATGATATGGTATCGAAGCTGTGTGAGGAGCTCAAGGACTTCATGAGAGCTCATAACTTCGCAACCATAGAAGAATTTAGAGG GGCTTCACTTCAATATTTTACTACGCATACTGAACTTGTGAGAATACAGCAAGAAGCAATTAAGGAGAGACGGGCGATAAAGAAAGGATTGGCATCTGATAAAGATTGGACTGGAGATGGATTTGTGAAAGAAAGTGAAAGCATGGTTTCTAATTGA
- the LOC111903024 gene encoding putative D-cysteine desulfhydrase 1, mitochondrial: MLNSTWSIRRLTPSPSLSPFFSLPTTNTPKLRPNQTPFRFMASTTQLQQQQQQSTSEFLTQRPYHPPTWASKLNPIPSHAFSLGHFPTPIHKWNLPNLPKDTEVWLKRDDLSGMQLSGNKVRKLEFLLADAVAQGADCIITIGGIQSNHCRATAVAAKYLNLDCFLILRTSKVLVEKDPGLTGNLLVERLVGAHIDLVSKEEYSRIGSLTLTNLLKEKLIKEGRKPYVIPVGGSNSLGTWGYIEAIREIENQVQNGTIKTSFDDIVVACGSGGTVAGLSIASCLSELKTKVTAYCVCDDPEYFYDYVQGLLDGLEAGVNSHDIVKIENAKGVGYAMSTAEELKFVKEVAESTGVILDPVYSGKAAYGMMKDMAENPRKWEGRKIMFIHTGGLLGLYDKNEEIGSLVGGWRRMELDESIPRKDGTGKMF; this comes from the exons TGGAGCATTCGGCGATTAACCCCAAGTCCCAGCCTATCACCATTCTTCTCATTACCCACCACCAACACCCCCAAATTACGCCCAAATCAAACTCCATTTCGTTTCATGGCATCCACAACTCAAttacagcaacaacaacaacaatcgacTTCCGAGTTCTTGACGCAGAGACCATATCATCCTCCGACATGGGCATCTAAACTCAATCCAATTCCTTCTCACGCCTTCTCTCTTGGACAT TTTCCGACTCCAATTCACAAATGGAACCTTCCTAACTTGCCCAAGGACACTGAAGTCTGGCTAAAG CGTGATGATCTTTCAGGTATGCAATTGAGCGGGAACAAAGTTCGCAAACTTGAATTCTTGTTAGCAGATGCGGTTGCACAAGGAGCAGACTGCATCATAACCATTGGCGGCATTCAAAGCAACCATTGTCGTGCGACAGCTGTCGCTGCCAAGTATCTCAACCTAGATTGTTTTCTAATACTTCGTACCTCAAAG GTTCTTGTGGAAAAAGACCCTGGATTGACAGGAAACCTGTTGGTGGAGCGATTAGTTGGTGCACATATTGATCTTGTTTCAAAGGAAGAATATTCAAGAATTGGAAGTTTG ACACTTACTAATTTGTTGAAAGAGAAGTTGATAAAAGAAGGAAGAAAACCTTATGTCATTCCGGTTGGTGGATCAAATTCCTTAGGGACCTG GGGATATATTGAAGCAATTAGGGAGATTGAGAATCAGGTCCAAAACGGGACAATCAAAACAAGCTTTGATGATATTGTTGTAGCATGTGGCAG TGGTGGTACAGTTGCTGGTTTGTCAATTGCTTCATGTCTAAGTGAGCTTAAAACAAAA GTTACTGCATATTGTGTATGTGATGATCCGGAATACTTCTATGATTATGTCCAAGGTCTACTTGATGGACTTGAAGCTGGAGTCAATTCACATGATATAGTCAAAATCGAAAAT GCCAAAGGAGTCGGGTATGCCATGAGTACAGCAGAAGAGCTTAAATTTGTCAAGGAAGTTGCAGAAAGCACCGGTGTGATCCTGGATCCTGTTTACAG TGGAAAGGCGGCTTATGGAATGATGAAAGACATGGCAGAAAATCCAAGAAAGTGGGAAGGAAGAAAGATTATGTTTATACACACGGGAGGGCTTCTTGGTTTGTATGATAAAAATGAAGAAATAGGTTCATTGGTTGGGGGATGGCGTAGAATGGAGCTAGATGAGTCTATTCCACGAAAAGATGGCACTGGGAAAATGTTCTAA
- the LOC111903056 gene encoding glutamine synthetase nodule isozyme isoform X1, whose translation MSLLSDLVNLDLSGSTEKIIAEYIWIGGSGVDIRSKARTLPGPVSDPSELPKWNYDGSSTKQARGEDSEIIIHPQAIYKDPFRRGNNILVSCSYLYLQVMCDAYNPQGDPILTNKRHNAAKIFSHSDVIAEEPWFGIEQEYTLLQKDVKWPIGWPIGGYPGPQGPYYCGTGADKAFGRDIVDAHYKACLYAGINISGTNGEVMPGQWEFQVGPSVGISAGDQVWVARYILERITEIAGVVLSFDPKPVHGDWNGAGAHTNYSTKSMRSDGGFDVIRKAIGKLEKRHKEHMAAYGEGNERRLTGKHETADINNFNWGVADRGASVRVGRETEKANKGYFEDRRPSSNMDPYVVTSMIAETTIIWQP comes from the exons ATGTCTCTTCTTTCcgatctcgttaatctcgatcttTCTGGTTCCACTGAAAAAATCATCGCAGAATACATATG GATTGGTGGTTCTGGTGTGGACATAAGAAGCAAAGCTAGG ACCCTACCTGGACCGGTCTCTGATCCTTCAGAACTACCAAAATGGAACTACGACGGATCTAGCACCAAGCAAGCCCGTGGCGAGGACAGTGAAATCATTATACA TCCTCAAGCAATATATAAGGATCCATTCAGGAGAGGCAACAACATTCTCGTAAGTTGTTCATATCTATATTTGC aggTGATGTGTGATGCATACAACCCTCAAGGAGACCCGATTCTAACTAATAAACGTCATAATGCCGCAAAAATATTTAGCCATTCTGACGTCATTGCAGAAGAACCCtg GTTTGGCATAGAGCAAGAGTATACATTGCTACAAAAAGATGTAAAGTGGCCAATTGGGTGGCCTATTGGAGGGTACCCTGGACCTCAA GGACCGTATTATTGTGGGACAGGTGCTGATAAAGCCTTTGGGCGCGATATTGTTGATGCACATTACAAGGCTTGTTTGTATGCCGGAATAAATATTAGTGGCACTAATGGAGAGGTTATGCCTGGCCAG TGGGAGTTTCAAGTTGGTCCATCGGTTGGCATCTCCGCCGGCGACCAGGTGTGGGTGGCTCGCTACATTTTAGAG AGGATAACTGAGATCGCCGGAGTGGTTCTTTCATTTGACCCAAAACCTGTTCATGGTGATTGGAATGGAGCAGGTGCTCACACGAACTACAG TACAAAATCAATGAGATCGGATGGAGGTTTTGATGTGATAAGGAAGGCGATTGGAAAGCTTGAAAAGAGGCATAAGGAACATATGGCTGCTTATGGAGAAGGCAATGAGCGCCGACTAACCGGAAAGCATGAGACGGCAGATATCAATAACTTCAATTGG GGTGTAGCGGATCGTGGCGCATCAGTTAGGGTTGGAAGAGAAACGGAGAAGGCAAATAAAGGTTATTTTGAGGACAGAAGGCCATCATCGAATATGGATCCTTATGTTGTCACTTCAATGATTGCTGAGACAACCATTATCTGGCAGCCTTGA
- the LOC111903056 gene encoding glutamine synthetase nodule isozyme isoform X2, with product MSLLSDLVNLDLSGSTEKIIAEYIWIGGSGVDIRSKARTLPGPVSDPSELPKWNYDGSSTKQARGEDSEIIIHPQAIYKDPFRRGNNILVMCDAYNPQGDPILTNKRHNAAKIFSHSDVIAEEPWFGIEQEYTLLQKDVKWPIGWPIGGYPGPQGPYYCGTGADKAFGRDIVDAHYKACLYAGINISGTNGEVMPGQWEFQVGPSVGISAGDQVWVARYILERITEIAGVVLSFDPKPVHGDWNGAGAHTNYSTKSMRSDGGFDVIRKAIGKLEKRHKEHMAAYGEGNERRLTGKHETADINNFNWGVADRGASVRVGRETEKANKGYFEDRRPSSNMDPYVVTSMIAETTIIWQP from the exons ATGTCTCTTCTTTCcgatctcgttaatctcgatcttTCTGGTTCCACTGAAAAAATCATCGCAGAATACATATG GATTGGTGGTTCTGGTGTGGACATAAGAAGCAAAGCTAGG ACCCTACCTGGACCGGTCTCTGATCCTTCAGAACTACCAAAATGGAACTACGACGGATCTAGCACCAAGCAAGCCCGTGGCGAGGACAGTGAAATCATTATACA TCCTCAAGCAATATATAAGGATCCATTCAGGAGAGGCAACAACATTCTC gTGATGTGTGATGCATACAACCCTCAAGGAGACCCGATTCTAACTAATAAACGTCATAATGCCGCAAAAATATTTAGCCATTCTGACGTCATTGCAGAAGAACCCtg GTTTGGCATAGAGCAAGAGTATACATTGCTACAAAAAGATGTAAAGTGGCCAATTGGGTGGCCTATTGGAGGGTACCCTGGACCTCAA GGACCGTATTATTGTGGGACAGGTGCTGATAAAGCCTTTGGGCGCGATATTGTTGATGCACATTACAAGGCTTGTTTGTATGCCGGAATAAATATTAGTGGCACTAATGGAGAGGTTATGCCTGGCCAG TGGGAGTTTCAAGTTGGTCCATCGGTTGGCATCTCCGCCGGCGACCAGGTGTGGGTGGCTCGCTACATTTTAGAG AGGATAACTGAGATCGCCGGAGTGGTTCTTTCATTTGACCCAAAACCTGTTCATGGTGATTGGAATGGAGCAGGTGCTCACACGAACTACAG TACAAAATCAATGAGATCGGATGGAGGTTTTGATGTGATAAGGAAGGCGATTGGAAAGCTTGAAAAGAGGCATAAGGAACATATGGCTGCTTATGGAGAAGGCAATGAGCGCCGACTAACCGGAAAGCATGAGACGGCAGATATCAATAACTTCAATTGG GGTGTAGCGGATCGTGGCGCATCAGTTAGGGTTGGAAGAGAAACGGAGAAGGCAAATAAAGGTTATTTTGAGGACAGAAGGCCATCATCGAATATGGATCCTTATGTTGTCACTTCAATGATTGCTGAGACAACCATTATCTGGCAGCCTTGA